One window of Rasiella rasia genomic DNA carries:
- a CDS encoding dicarboxylate/amino acid:cation symporter has protein sequence MKKLALHWQILLGMVLGVLFALLMTNFSWGSDFIADYIKPFGTIFIRALKLIAIPLILAALIKGISDLKDISSLSKMGVRTIMTYIVTTVIAVSIGLGVVSTIKPGGSINEDTRNELVEAYGGDAESKRLDAQKQKEAGPLQALIDLVPENIFSAASSNRNMLQVIFFAVFFGIGLILIPEDKSKTVKDFFDGVNEVILKMVDLIMLAAPYGVFALLAALVVEAPSPDLFAALGMYALAVVVGLLLMVVVYVIFVKVFAKKSPGFFLKGIAPAQLLAFSTSSSAATLPVTMERVTEHLGVDEKVSSFVLPIGATINMDGTSLYQAVAAVFIAQAFGMDLSLGTQLGIIATATLASIGSAAVPGAGMVMLVGVLGYAGIPEAGLALIFAVDRPLDMCRTVINVTGDATVSMMVAKSQGKLGDPKVKDWDDNYGKEH, from the coding sequence ATGAAAAAACTAGCATTACACTGGCAAATTTTATTAGGAATGGTACTCGGAGTGTTGTTTGCACTTCTTATGACTAACTTCTCATGGGGAAGTGACTTTATTGCCGACTACATAAAACCATTTGGTACAATATTTATTAGAGCTTTAAAACTTATTGCCATTCCATTAATTCTAGCGGCACTTATTAAAGGGATTTCAGACCTAAAAGATATCTCAAGCTTATCTAAAATGGGGGTTAGAACAATTATGACCTACATTGTGACCACAGTGATTGCCGTAAGTATTGGGCTAGGTGTAGTAAGTACAATTAAGCCAGGAGGTTCTATTAATGAAGATACTAGAAATGAATTGGTAGAAGCCTACGGTGGCGATGCAGAAAGCAAACGATTAGATGCGCAGAAGCAAAAGGAAGCTGGGCCATTACAAGCCCTAATAGACCTAGTTCCTGAAAATATTTTTAGCGCTGCCTCTAGCAACCGAAATATGTTACAAGTAATTTTCTTTGCCGTTTTCTTCGGAATAGGCCTTATTTTAATTCCAGAAGATAAAAGTAAAACGGTAAAAGATTTTTTTGACGGGGTTAATGAGGTCATATTGAAAATGGTTGATTTAATTATGTTGGCCGCCCCATACGGAGTTTTTGCGCTATTGGCCGCTTTGGTAGTAGAAGCTCCTAGCCCAGACCTATTTGCGGCTCTAGGTATGTATGCGCTCGCCGTAGTGGTAGGGTTATTACTTATGGTAGTGGTTTATGTGATTTTTGTAAAGGTATTTGCAAAAAAGTCACCTGGATTTTTCCTAAAGGGTATTGCACCTGCTCAATTATTAGCCTTTTCTACTAGTTCTAGTGCGGCTACCTTGCCTGTAACAATGGAGCGCGTAACAGAACACCTTGGAGTTGATGAAAAAGTATCAAGTTTTGTACTTCCTATTGGGGCTACTATTAATATGGATGGAACTAGTTTGTACCAAGCTGTAGCGGCAGTTTTTATTGCCCAAGCATTTGGTATGGATCTAAGTTTAGGAACACAATTAGGTATTATTGCAACTGCTACACTAGCATCTATTGGTTCGGCTGCTGTGCCTGGTGCTGGTATGGTAATGCTGGTAGGTGTATTGGGCTATGCGGGTATACCCGAGGCCGGATTGGCACTTATTTTTGCTGTAGATAGACCATTAGATATGTGCCGTACGGTGATAAACGTTACTGGAGATGCTACGGTATCGATGATGGTGGCTAAATCACAAGGAAAACTTGGAGATCCTAAAGTTAAAGATTGGGATGACAACTACGGAAAAGAGCATTAA
- the gshB gene encoding glutathione synthase translates to MNVCFIMYPWEEMDPENDSTLAMIQECAKRGHGLAITTPANLTIRDSVAHAFCRCLRRMEKVSNKLSSFHSRAEFYDEMLPLAGFDVIILRSNPPLDMIMLNFLDSVKDDVFIMNDLDGIRRANNKLYTAVFEDDKNEFIPRTHVTKNKEYLKKTIKEGPDRMILKPLNGYGGSGVILIEKRAMKSINSLLDFYIDNKDGTSNYVILQDYIEGADKGDVRILLLNGQPIGAMARVPGEEDHRSNVSAGGSVQKHSLSKQEKELCRRIGPKLVKDGLYFCGIDVIGGMLVEVNVMSPGGITYINKVYKTRVQEKIIDFIEDKVQERVNAFERRTKLRKHVSDA, encoded by the coding sequence ATGAATGTTTGTTTTATAATGTATCCATGGGAAGAAATGGATCCCGAAAATGATTCAACCTTAGCAATGATTCAAGAATGTGCCAAAAGGGGGCATGGTCTAGCTATTACAACTCCTGCAAATCTTACTATTCGCGATAGTGTTGCACATGCTTTTTGCCGATGCTTAAGACGTATGGAAAAAGTATCGAATAAGCTTAGTTCATTTCATAGCAGAGCAGAATTCTACGATGAAATGCTTCCTCTAGCGGGATTCGATGTAATTATATTGCGTAGCAATCCGCCGCTGGATATGATTATGCTCAATTTCTTAGACAGTGTAAAAGACGATGTATTTATTATGAATGACCTTGATGGAATTCGTCGTGCAAATAATAAGTTGTATACTGCAGTCTTTGAGGATGATAAGAATGAATTTATCCCAAGAACTCACGTAACTAAAAATAAAGAATACCTTAAAAAAACCATCAAAGAGGGCCCCGATCGCATGATTCTAAAACCACTTAATGGCTATGGTGGTTCTGGAGTTATATTGATTGAAAAAAGAGCCATGAAGAGTATAAATTCGTTACTCGATTTTTATATAGATAACAAAGACGGTACCTCAAACTATGTAATTCTTCAAGACTACATTGAAGGTGCAGATAAAGGAGACGTACGTATTCTACTATTAAACGGGCAACCTATAGGTGCTATGGCAAGGGTCCCAGGAGAAGAAGACCATAGAAGTAATGTCTCTGCTGGAGGTTCTGTTCAAAAACACTCGCTGAGTAAGCAAGAAAAGGAATTGTGTAGACGTATTGGGCCTAAATTAGTGAAAGACGGACTGTATTTCTGCGGAATAGATGTTATTGGTGGGATGTTGGTGGAAGTAAATGTAATGTCACCTGGGGGTATTACATATATTAATAAAGTATACAAAACACGTGTTCAAGAAAAAATAATCGATTTTATCGAAGATAAGGTTCAGGAACGTGTTAATGCCTTTGAGCGCAGAACAAAGCTTAGAAAACACGTTAGTGATGCATAA
- a CDS encoding N-formylglutamate amidohydrolase has protein sequence MQRLAISEIIEKINNEETFEAVASDYSFTLKIDEYVHYVCGAVHDGHQFRKELWSNCLHSEYDRWFEEDPCTKEFVHTHPIVIAGCDSRFEYDLNRDPENAIYEDAWGKQLWKAPLDIANRKKSLDKHQAFYSVVYALMQKLEEKFGVVVVYDMHSYNWRRWNREVPVINLGTANVDNERFEPLIEAWRQSLSELELPHDIESTSKINDTFQGNGYFLKFITQNFKNTLVLATEFKKVYCDELREIIFPEVVAAIEQQLQNRLVSHANMFYHTYKS, from the coding sequence ATGCAACGGTTAGCTATTTCAGAAATAATAGAAAAAATAAACAACGAAGAAACATTTGAGGCAGTTGCTTCAGATTATTCGTTTACACTGAAAATTGACGAATATGTACACTACGTCTGTGGTGCAGTTCACGACGGTCATCAATTTAGAAAAGAATTGTGGAGTAATTGTCTTCATTCTGAATACGATAGATGGTTTGAAGAAGATCCATGCACGAAAGAATTTGTGCATACACACCCCATTGTAATAGCCGGATGTGACAGCAGGTTTGAATACGATCTAAACCGAGATCCTGAAAATGCAATTTATGAAGATGCCTGGGGAAAACAACTGTGGAAAGCACCTTTAGATATCGCAAACCGAAAAAAGAGTTTAGACAAGCATCAGGCTTTTTATAGTGTTGTATATGCGTTAATGCAGAAATTAGAAGAGAAATTTGGAGTTGTTGTGGTGTACGACATGCACAGTTACAATTGGAGGCGCTGGAATAGGGAAGTGCCTGTAATTAACTTAGGAACGGCAAATGTTGACAATGAGCGATTTGAACCTTTAATTGAGGCCTGGCGACAATCGCTTTCAGAACTAGAACTACCACATGATATTGAGTCAACTTCAAAAATCAACGACACCTTTCAAGGAAATGGATATTTTTTAAAATTTATCACCCAAAACTTCAAAAATACCTTAGTTTTGGCAACCGAATTTAAGAAAGTGTACTGTGATGAATTGAGGGAAATAATTTTCCCCGAGGTAGTAGCAGCAATTGAACAACAATTGCAGAACCGCCTTGTTTCTCACGCCAACATGTTTTACCACACCTACAAAAGTTAA
- a CDS encoding flavohemoglobin expression-modulating QEGLA motif protein gives MATAKALLHTHPNLFRIDQNLNKLVQKIELLNYINPINIEAEKRNFFASKYNVSPNYKYRKIDFDAHKVQQHLFSQDIDSIKDEVSRDFFRDVIYDYSSLIQCIETIGKGQKFYYNALKAFGTPTEKDVENARFILHFKDEEYDSEMFPVFSAEEAAAYFEAFTQKYDFNFNMKYSTKISAAAMVQNNTQTLVLKKNHRYSANQLKVLANHEIGVHMVTTFNGLNQSLKIFHNGFPKNVETQEGLAVFSEYMSGCLTLHRLKELSYRVMAADSLRKGFNFCDTFDLLHNQYKLNREEAYNISLRAHRGGGFTKDYMYLTGLKKVYDAFQNKKDLAPLLAGKISFEHAHIVSKWQKEGLAQANRYQNLAFSVNENTNTTLDFILKNLK, from the coding sequence ATGGCAACTGCCAAAGCATTATTACATACGCACCCAAATCTCTTTAGAATTGATCAAAACCTGAACAAATTAGTTCAGAAAATTGAGCTACTTAACTATATCAACCCTATAAATATTGAAGCCGAAAAGCGTAACTTCTTTGCTTCTAAATACAATGTTAGTCCGAACTATAAGTATCGAAAAATAGATTTCGACGCTCACAAAGTGCAGCAACATTTATTCTCTCAAGATATTGACAGCATTAAAGATGAGGTGTCTAGAGATTTCTTTAGAGACGTTATATATGACTATTCAAGTCTCATACAGTGCATTGAAACCATTGGTAAGGGTCAAAAATTTTATTACAATGCCTTAAAAGCATTTGGAACGCCTACCGAGAAGGATGTTGAAAACGCACGTTTTATACTTCATTTTAAAGATGAAGAATACGACAGTGAAATGTTTCCAGTGTTTAGTGCCGAAGAGGCAGCTGCTTATTTTGAAGCATTTACGCAGAAGTATGATTTTAATTTCAATATGAAATATTCTACGAAGATTTCTGCGGCAGCAATGGTGCAAAATAATACACAAACTTTAGTGCTTAAAAAGAATCATCGGTATAGCGCCAATCAACTAAAGGTATTGGCAAATCATGAAATAGGTGTACATATGGTTACTACCTTTAACGGCCTTAACCAATCGTTAAAGATTTTCCATAACGGATTTCCAAAAAATGTTGAAACCCAAGAGGGGCTAGCTGTATTTAGTGAATACATGAGTGGGTGCCTAACTTTGCATCGTCTCAAAGAACTGTCTTATCGTGTAATGGCTGCAGATAGTTTACGTAAAGGCTTCAATTTTTGTGATACGTTCGATTTGTTGCATAATCAGTACAAGCTAAATAGAGAAGAGGCGTATAATATTTCGTTACGAGCTCACCGTGGAGGTGGCTTTACTAAAGACTACATGTATTTAACAGGATTAAAGAAGGTATATGATGCTTTTCAGAATAAGAAAGATTTAGCACCACTATTAGCGGGTAAAATTTCTTTTGAGCATGCCCATATAGTTTCAAAATGGCAAAAAGAGGGGTTAGCACAGGCTAATAGATACCAGAACTTGGCCTTTAGTGTAAACGAAAATACAAATACAACCTTAGATTTTATTTTGAAAAATTTGAAGTAA
- a CDS encoding T9SS type A sorting domain-containing protein yields MKKMKAKVLILLCILVSGTGVAQEYFGTTTYGDLGIDTANSSVMNSQGTIFTGGLYQNSITLGPDTINIAGGNADGYVAMHDSDGTPLGVLGFGGGFDDVVIDLAVDANDNLYITGYFQGANSMNPFDADPGPGVVPLLQPAFGLSRDIFIIKLDSDQQFVWAKQVSNPFGFGPINEDAQTIEVDSAGNVYVGGSFLLADFDPDPAVDNTLFSADSSTPDGFILKLDTDGNFVWVNTYEGAGGIVEVEDIEFDANEDILVLGRFRNQVDLDSGIGTDSYATNGSDDIFVSKIDSDGSYIWGQAFGGAALEFSNIITEINNEIYVGGAFSGTVDLDPSAGDNTVTSNGDLDPFFSKFDTDGNYIMSYVFGGETNEDLEDVYDITQGPNGDVFVSGSFVGTSDFDAGPGTANVTSNGIADNYTIQVGLDGVYKNHWTIGGTASENSPYILFNDLGEAISIGAFRDSVDFNPFPGEDIQTSVANYDVYISRFFPFSVGNDACAEAIAVVCGDTILGETIFDTDSGGNAAPDEFYSYTGTGTLELVTVSLCNGGTDYDSVLRVFDNCDLSNEIVMNDDFCGTQSELQFVSDGTSTYYIMVEGNNVASGNFSMNITCEELPENDFCSGALPINCGETLAGSTSEATIDTAPTCVEDITAPGVWYVFEDTSGLITNYTLSLCDGGTTFDSKITVYTGDCGALVCEIDNDDSCGLQSEVSFQGDGNTTYYILVHGFDDSTGDFSLSLDCLPVPPPNDMIANSIDVDEIGFPYTDVAVPMPAATTEAGSPIGCDNAGVLGVWYNFVAELNGTATASVTTPGGFTSVTFYSAPDENAVETDLTLVDYFDNQCVPGADASILVQAGQAYYVYVANTEAITDIVIDGDFYLGTNNITANEFSMYPNPASDIVTIKSGSLNIIESITVYSILGQEVMSQTANKNEVSLNVSMLSQGTYVVQINMNGQSFMKKLLIE; encoded by the coding sequence ATGAAAAAGATGAAAGCAAAAGTACTTATTTTATTATGCATCCTAGTTTCTGGTACAGGTGTTGCACAAGAATATTTTGGCACAACTACGTACGGGGATCTTGGAATTGATACTGCCAATAGCTCTGTGATGAATAGTCAGGGAACTATTTTTACAGGAGGATTATACCAAAATTCAATTACCCTCGGGCCCGACACCATCAATATTGCTGGTGGAAATGCAGACGGATACGTTGCCATGCACGATAGCGACGGTACACCTTTGGGTGTTCTTGGCTTTGGTGGTGGTTTTGACGATGTTGTGATAGACCTAGCCGTAGATGCCAACGACAACCTTTATATAACAGGATATTTTCAAGGCGCCAATTCTATGAACCCTTTCGATGCTGATCCAGGACCGGGAGTTGTTCCGTTATTACAACCTGCCTTCGGACTTAGTAGAGATATATTTATAATTAAATTGGACAGCGACCAACAATTTGTTTGGGCAAAACAAGTGAGTAACCCATTTGGATTCGGTCCAATTAACGAAGACGCTCAAACTATTGAAGTAGATAGCGCGGGGAATGTGTATGTTGGTGGTTCTTTTCTTTTGGCAGATTTTGATCCAGATCCAGCGGTAGACAATACTTTATTTTCTGCAGATAGTTCAACACCAGATGGTTTTATTCTGAAATTGGACACAGACGGAAACTTTGTTTGGGTAAACACCTACGAAGGTGCTGGTGGTATTGTTGAAGTTGAAGACATTGAATTTGACGCAAACGAGGATATTCTAGTGCTTGGAAGATTTAGAAATCAAGTAGATTTAGACTCCGGAATCGGAACAGACTCATACGCCACAAATGGTAGTGACGATATTTTTGTAAGCAAAATTGATAGTGATGGAAGCTATATTTGGGGACAAGCATTCGGAGGAGCTGCACTTGAATTCTCAAACATAATAACTGAAATAAACAACGAAATATATGTAGGTGGAGCCTTTTCAGGAACGGTAGATTTAGATCCAAGCGCTGGAGATAATACTGTAACTTCAAATGGTGATTTAGACCCATTCTTTTCAAAATTTGATACTGATGGAAACTATATAATGAGCTACGTATTTGGTGGAGAAACTAATGAAGACCTAGAAGATGTTTATGATATTACACAAGGACCAAATGGTGATGTATTCGTTTCGGGAAGTTTTGTTGGAACCTCAGATTTTGATGCAGGACCTGGTACAGCCAATGTAACTTCTAATGGTATTGCAGACAATTACACCATTCAGGTTGGCTTAGATGGTGTATACAAAAATCATTGGACAATTGGTGGGACAGCGTCAGAAAACAGTCCGTATATTTTATTTAACGACTTGGGAGAAGCTATCTCAATTGGTGCGTTTAGAGATAGTGTAGATTTTAATCCATTTCCTGGAGAAGACATACAAACATCGGTTGCAAATTACGATGTCTATATTTCTAGATTCTTTCCGTTTAGTGTTGGAAATGATGCTTGCGCCGAGGCAATTGCAGTAGTTTGTGGTGATACAATCCTAGGTGAGACAATTTTTGATACCGATAGCGGTGGTAATGCTGCTCCAGACGAGTTCTATAGCTATACCGGAACCGGAACATTAGAGCTAGTTACCGTTTCATTGTGTAATGGTGGTACAGATTACGATTCTGTATTGCGTGTGTTTGATAATTGCGACCTTTCGAATGAGATTGTGATGAATGATGATTTTTGTGGAACACAGTCTGAACTTCAGTTTGTTTCTGATGGCACATCAACATACTATATCATGGTAGAAGGAAACAATGTGGCTTCAGGAAATTTTAGCATGAATATAACCTGTGAAGAACTACCTGAAAACGATTTTTGTAGTGGTGCACTTCCTATAAATTGTGGTGAAACCCTAGCAGGAAGTACATCTGAAGCAACAATTGATACTGCACCAACGTGTGTAGAGGACATTACTGCTCCTGGCGTGTGGTATGTTTTTGAAGATACAAGTGGACTTATTACAAACTATACGCTTTCTCTCTGTGATGGAGGAACAACTTTCGATAGTAAAATAACTGTGTATACAGGAGACTGTGGTGCATTGGTTTGTGAAATAGACAACGATGATTCTTGCGGTTTACAATCTGAGGTATCCTTCCAAGGAGATGGTAATACTACCTATTATATTCTAGTGCATGGTTTTGACGATAGTACAGGTGATTTTTCTTTAAGTCTAGACTGTCTTCCTGTACCTCCCCCAAACGATATGATTGCTAATAGCATTGATGTAGACGAAATAGGATTCCCTTATACAGATGTTGCAGTACCCATGCCAGCAGCTACTACCGAAGCTGGTAGTCCAATTGGCTGTGACAACGCAGGTGTTTTAGGAGTGTGGTACAACTTTGTCGCTGAACTAAACGGAACTGCAACGGCATCTGTAACAACCCCTGGCGGATTTACATCGGTAACTTTTTATAGTGCTCCAGACGAAAATGCTGTAGAGACAGATCTAACGTTAGTAGATTACTTTGATAATCAATGTGTTCCTGGTGCAGATGCCAGTATACTGGTGCAAGCTGGTCAAGCGTACTATGTTTATGTGGCAAATACAGAGGCAATAACAGATATAGTAATCGATGGAGACTTCTATCTTGGAACCAATAATATCACAGCCAATGAGTTTTCAATGTATCCTAATCCTGCGTCAGATATAGTGACCATCAAGTCTGGCTCATTAAATATTATTGAAAGCATAACGGTATATTCAATTTTAGGGCAGGAAGTGATGTCACAAACGGCTAATAAAAATGAAGTATCACTCAACGTTTCTATGCTATCTCAAGGTACGTATGTTGTACAAATTAATATGAATGGTCAATCATTCATGAAGAAATTACTCATAGAGTAA
- a CDS encoding response regulator transcription factor: MKHLLLVEDDQDFGKMLKRYLELNKFTVTWALHGAEAYAIIKNQDFDLCIIDVMMPVMDGFTLADKIANSKPETPFLFLTARKTKEDRIKGLKLGADDYIVKPFEAEELLLRLKNIIKRAAQQKTEVIEIDEEMVSLGAYMFDYSNLTLTINNKSNTITEKEAKLLYYLYKNRNTLLRRDEILLKVWGKTDFFSGRSMDVFVSRIRKHLKEDPTLSIESVRGIGLQFNLDN, from the coding sequence ATGAAACATTTACTATTAGTTGAAGACGATCAGGATTTTGGTAAAATGCTAAAGCGTTACCTCGAACTCAATAAGTTCACCGTAACATGGGCATTACATGGTGCTGAAGCCTATGCTATTATTAAAAATCAAGATTTTGACCTATGCATTATTGATGTAATGATGCCCGTAATGGATGGTTTTACGTTAGCCGATAAAATTGCAAACAGTAAACCTGAAACTCCCTTTTTGTTCCTCACTGCTAGAAAGACCAAAGAAGATAGAATTAAAGGACTGAAGCTGGGTGCAGACGATTACATCGTGAAACCATTTGAGGCAGAAGAATTATTACTAAGACTGAAAAACATTATTAAAAGAGCAGCACAACAAAAGACTGAAGTTATAGAAATAGATGAAGAAATGGTTTCGTTGGGAGCATATATGTTTGATTATTCAAACCTGACGCTAACCATTAATAATAAATCCAACACTATTACAGAAAAAGAGGCAAAACTACTCTACTATCTCTATAAAAATAGAAATACATTATTACGACGAGACGAAATTCTCTTAAAGGTTTGGGGGAAAACAGATTTCTTTTCTGGAAGAAGTATGGATGTGTTTGTGAGTAGAATCAGAAAACATTTAAAAGAAGACCCTACACTCTCTATTGAAAGTGTTCGCGGGATTGGATTACAATTTAACTTAGATAATTAA
- a CDS encoding sensor histidine kinase has protein sequence MKFKLLIILSILTLLSLVGIQGYLIYNSYELKQKTITIDARNAIAKIYTSPAIDSIAWLYRTDFLQNLEAYKTNNSTNEALLDALQKKSKEINPGFLEIFNNGLKAYDADFDIQFKKIVTGITLSDSLGNTETLYPKAAKDTIILLGSEMKQTDALLINNSTWQKDHDIMINGKPVTYDLNFKSSIFMNITNWNSLIIRELSTLLFLSTVLFLFVVGLLYYSIQNLLKQKRVADIKTDFINNITHELKTPLSTLSLATKTLTSEYTSGNKEVVDDTIQVIERQNTRLQNLIDQVLKSSLGYQKIQLKNESFNVTTFLNDLLNDYEITVDKNVSINREIESTGLLLNGDSFYLSTAIINLLNNAIKYGGTKLMVTYAIDTVQNSHTISVKDNGIGISKKYHKYIFDKFYRVSEKDTHNYKGLGLGLYYTKQIILAHNGTISVENGKGKGTTFSILIPLAL, from the coding sequence ATGAAATTTAAACTACTCATAATACTATCTATTCTCACACTACTTTCACTAGTGGGAATTCAAGGCTATTTAATCTACAATAGCTATGAGCTTAAACAAAAGACAATCACTATTGATGCGCGAAATGCAATTGCAAAAATTTATACTTCGCCTGCAATAGACTCTATTGCATGGTTGTATAGAACAGATTTTCTCCAAAACCTTGAAGCGTATAAAACCAATAATAGTACAAATGAAGCATTGTTAGATGCGCTTCAGAAAAAAAGCAAAGAAATAAATCCTGGGTTCTTAGAAATTTTCAACAATGGGCTTAAAGCGTATGATGCAGATTTCGATATTCAGTTTAAAAAAATAGTAACTGGAATAACGCTTTCAGATAGTTTGGGTAACACAGAAACTTTGTATCCTAAAGCGGCTAAAGATACTATCATACTCTTAGGAAGCGAAATGAAACAAACAGATGCTTTGCTTATAAATAATAGTACTTGGCAAAAAGATCATGACATCATGATAAACGGTAAGCCTGTTACCTACGACCTTAATTTTAAGTCAAGTATATTCATGAACATTACAAATTGGAATAGTCTAATAATTCGAGAGCTTTCTACTTTGTTATTTTTATCTACAGTACTCTTTCTCTTTGTTGTTGGTCTCTTGTATTATTCAATTCAAAATCTTCTCAAACAAAAGCGTGTTGCCGATATTAAGACAGATTTTATCAACAATATCACCCACGAGCTAAAAACTCCCTTGTCTACACTGTCGCTTGCTACCAAAACCTTGACTAGCGAATATACTTCGGGCAATAAGGAAGTTGTGGATGACACAATTCAAGTTATTGAACGTCAAAATACACGACTTCAAAACCTAATCGATCAGGTGCTAAAAAGCAGTTTAGGATATCAAAAAATTCAACTAAAAAACGAATCGTTTAACGTGACCACATTTTTAAATGACTTACTTAACGATTACGAAATAACTGTCGATAAAAATGTAAGTATTAATAGAGAAATTGAAAGTACAGGCTTATTACTAAATGGCGACTCATTTTACCTGAGCACTGCCATAATAAATTTACTTAACAATGCCATTAAGTACGGCGGTACCAAGTTAATGGTAACATATGCTATAGATACAGTTCAAAATTCTCATACTATTTCAGTAAAAGATAATGGAATTGGAATTTCAAAAAAGTACCACAAATATATATTCGATAAATTTTATCGTGTAAGTGAAAAAGACACTCACAATTATAAAGGGCTTGGACTAGGTTTGTATTACACCAAACAGATTATACTGGCCCATAACGGTACTATTTCTGTAGAGAACGGAAAAGGAAAAGGCACAACATTTAGTATACTAATACCTCTGGCGCTATGA
- a CDS encoding thiol-disulfide oxidoreductase DCC family protein, translating into MTSRKHKIILFDGVCNLCNSSVNFVIHRDKNDLFRFGALQEEPGKSIIKKYAIDPSKTDSIILISNNKAYTKSTAALKIARHLGGGYPLLYVFMIIPRFIRNWVYDYVAKNRYKWYGKKDSCMIPTPELRAKFL; encoded by the coding sequence ATGACATCACGAAAACATAAAATTATCCTTTTTGACGGGGTGTGTAACCTCTGTAACAGCTCTGTGAATTTTGTGATACATCGTGATAAGAATGATCTATTTCGTTTTGGAGCACTTCAGGAAGAACCAGGAAAGTCAATCATTAAAAAATATGCCATAGACCCTTCTAAGACAGATTCGATTATACTAATTTCAAATAATAAAGCATATACAAAGTCTACTGCTGCATTAAAAATTGCCAGACATTTGGGAGGGGGCTATCCGCTACTCTATGTTTTTATGATTATACCCAGATTTATAAGAAATTGGGTGTATGATTATGTAGCTAAGAACCGCTATAAATGGTACGGTAAAAAGGATAGCTGCATGATTCCTACACCAGAATTACGAGCTAAATTTTTATAA